The Daucus carota subsp. sativus chromosome 7, DH1 v3.0, whole genome shotgun sequence genome window below encodes:
- the LOC108196603 gene encoding casein kinase II subunit alpha-2 has translation MAVRPLLENIHIISPIRRSNLSYSSFPLSRLRQIARFSSLPENIVKPQSVSPPPQPSLNHRVRPSISQTETLAQKIGKSIRRPGAPSKARVYSDINVIRPKEYWDYEAVTVQWGEQDDYEVVRKVGRGKYSEVFEGFHCSNNEKCIIKILKPVKKKKIKREIKILQNLCGGPNIVKLLDIVRDQQSKTPSLIFEYVNNTDFKVLYPTLSDFDIRYYIYELLKALDYCHSQGIMHRDVKPHNVMIDHEQRKLRLIDWGLAEFYHPGKEYNVRVASRYFKGPELLVDLQDYDYSLDLWSLGCMFAGMIFRKEPFFYGHDNYDQLVKIAKVLGTEELNSYLNKYRLELDPNLAALVGRHSRKPWTKFINADNQHIAVPEAVDFLDKLLRYDHQERPTAKEAMAHPYFFPVRNAESNRTRA, from the exons ATGGCCGTAAGGCCTCTCCTTGAAAACATCCATATCATCTCTCCCATTCGCCGTTCTAATCtctcttattcttcttttccGTTATCTCGTCTCCGTCAAATCGCCCGCTTTTCGTCTCTCCCCGAAAATATCGTGAAGCCTCAATCGGTTTCGCCGCCGCCGCAGCCGTCGCTGAACCATCGTGTACGACCGTCGATTTCGCAGACCGAAACGCTGGCGCAGAAGATCGGGAAATCTATTCGCCGCCCTGGCGCGCCGTCCAAGGCTAGGGTTTACTCCGACATCAATGTCATTCGGCCTAAGGAGTATTGGGATTACGAGGCTGTTACTGTTCAATGGGG GGAGCAAGACGATTATGAGGTTGTAAGGAAAGTTGGGAGGGGAAAGTATAGCGAGGTTTTTGAGGGATTTCATTGCAGTAACAATGAGAAGTGCATCATTAAGATTCTCAAGCCTgttaagaagaagaag ATCAAAAGGGAGATTAAAATACTGCAGAACCTCTGTGGTGGGCCAAACATTGTGAAATTGCTGGATATTGTTAGAGATCAGCAATCGAAGACTCCAAGTTTGATATTTGAATACGTGAATAATACCGATTTTAAAGTGTTGTATCCAACACTTTCTGACTTTGACATTCGGTATTATATCTATGAACTTCTCAAG GCATTAGATTACTGCCATTCTCAAGGCATTATGCATCGAGACGTGAAGCCCCATAATGTGATGATTGATCACGAGCAGCGAAAGCTTCGTCTTATTGATTGGGGTCTTGCAGAGTTCTATCATCCTGGCAAGGAATATAATGTCCGTGTTGCTTCAAG ATATTTTAAAGGTCCTGAACTTTTGGTTGATCTGCAGGACTATGATTATTCTTTAGATTTGTGGAGCCTGGGTTGTATGTTTGCTGGGATG ATATTCCGCAAGGAACCATTCTTTTATGGGCATGACAATTATGATCAACTTGTCAAAATTGCCAAG GTGTTGGGGACAGAAGAATTAAATTCTTATTTAAACAAGTACCGGTTAGAGTTAGACCCGAATCTTGCAGCACTTGTTGGAAG GCATAGCCGGAAACCTTGGACGAAATTTATTAATGCTGATAATCAGCATATAGCTGTCCCTGAG GCTGTTGATTTCCTTGACAAGTTGCTGCGTTATGATCATCAGGAAAGGCCAACTGCAAAAGAAGCAATG GCCCATCCTTATTTCTTTCCAGTGAGAAATGCAGAGAGCAACAGAACCCGTGCATAG